One part of the Nymphaea colorata isolate Beijing-Zhang1983 chromosome 8, ASM883128v2, whole genome shotgun sequence genome encodes these proteins:
- the LOC116259087 gene encoding universal stress protein PHOS34 isoform X4 — MKDEAASDQAAEEEAMEGGRLGCVVVAVDGSEESMHALRWGLDNLRLRPAKDQEGSDPGQFVVLHVQSPPNIAAGLNPGAIPFGGPDMDVPAFSAAIESHQGRISDAIIAHALSICSQKNVLVKTQVVVGDPKDMICEVTSNLQADVLVMGSRAYGAIKSFHYLPYQLRSK, encoded by the exons ATGAAAGACGAGGCAGCGTCAGATCAAGCCGCAGAGGAGGAGGCAATGGAAGGTGGGAGGTTGGGTTGCGTGGTAGTGGCCGTGGATGGGAGCGAGGAGAGCATGCATGCCTTGCGGTGGGGGCTGGACAACCTGAGGCTCCGGCCAGCCAAAGATCAGGAAGGCTCGGACCCTGGCCAGTTCGTTGTTCTCCATGTCCAGTCCCCTCCCAACATCGCCGCTGGACTGAACCCTGGTGCCATCCCCTTCGGTGGTCCtg ACATGGATGTTCCCGCGTTTTCCGCTGCGATCGAGTCGCACCAAGGGCGGATCAGCGATGCCATTATTGCTCATGCCTTGTCCATCTGCTCCCAGAAGAAc GTGCTTGTGAAGACCCAAGTGGTCGTAGGTGATCCAAAGGATATGATATGCGAGGTCACCTCCAACTTGCAAGCGGATGTTCTCGTGATGGGCAGCCGTGCCTATGGCGCCATTAAGAG TTTTCACTACCTTCCATATCAACTCAGGAGCAAGTAG
- the LOC116258730 gene encoding uncharacterized protein LOC116258730: MAGTEEGRRSVHPDCRNASNPYHECVDFCFRLIAEAKRRKEMEKIENEESCKIDIPGTDRSTENYIEPALRHFGDPSGSADDHADDNGDAGDDDASQGAGVDPSTLTGRQKKLFELRLKMNEARKANQIDIVAEKKRLEAPPESRGISKQKWLEERKKKIGKLLDANNLDISSSYMLDTQEMAEKKYKKWEKEPAPFGWDVFNQKTLYDAYKKRTKNIEVDMDQYKNLRESDPEFYRSASSLQYGKIPKVSEDKVDKMVKELQDREEKRKAFSRRRRFHEEKDIDSINDRNEHFNKKIERAFGKYTTEIKNNLERGTALPD, translated from the exons ATGGCGGGAACGGAGGAAGGGCGACGAAGCGTGCACCCAGACTGCAGGAACGCTTCCAATCCCTACCACGAGTGCGTCGATTTCTGCTTCAGACTAATCGCCGAAGCTAAACGTCGCAAGGAGATGGAGAAAATag AGAATGAAGAAAGTTGCAAGATTGACATCCCTGGCACTGATAGATCTACTGAAAATTATATCGAGCCAGCTCTTAGGCATTTTGGAGATCCTTCTGGATCAGCTGATGACCACGCAGATGACAATGGTGATGCTGGTGATGATGATGCTTCTCAGGGTGCAGGAGTAGATCCTTCAACCCTCACCGGGAGGcagaaaaaattgtttgagttGAGGCTTAAGATG AACGAGGCAAGGAAGGCCAATCAAATTGACATAGTAGCAGAAAAGAAGAGGCTTGAAGCACCACCTGAGTCAAGGGGCATTTCCAAACAAAAGTGGCTagaggaaaggaagaaaaaaatcgGAAAACTTCTGGATGCCAACAATCTAGATATTTCAAGTTCTTATATGCTGGATACACAAGAGATGGCagagaaaaaatataagaaatgggAAAAGGAACCTGCCCCCTTTGGTTGGGATG TTTTCAACCAGAAAACACTCTATGATGCTTACAAGAAGCGTACAAAGAACATAGAAGTTGACATGGATCAGTACAAAAATTTGAGAGAATCGGATCCAGAATTCTACCGCAGTGCTTCTAGTCTCCAATATGGGAAG ATACCAAAAGTCTCGGAGGACAAGGTGGACAAGATGGTGAAGGAACTTCAGGACAGGGAAGAGAAACGCAAGGCATTTAGCCGAAGACGAAGGTTCCATGAAGAGAAAGATATTGATTCGATCAATGACAGGAATGAGCATTTTAATAAGAAGATAGAAAGAGCCTTTGGCAAATACACAACAGAGATCAAGAACAATCTTGAGCGTGGAACAGCTTTACCTGATTGA
- the LOC116259087 gene encoding universal stress protein PHOS34 isoform X5, with translation MKDEAASDQAAEEEAMEGGRLGCVVVAVDGSEESMHALRWGLDNLRLRPAKDQEGSDPGQFVVLHVQSPPNIAAGLNPGAIPFGGPDMDVPAFSAAIESHQGRISDAIIAHALSICSQKNVLVKTQVVVGDPKDMICEVTSNLQADVLVMGSRAYGAIKRIIMDRCKCY, from the exons ATGAAAGACGAGGCAGCGTCAGATCAAGCCGCAGAGGAGGAGGCAATGGAAGGTGGGAGGTTGGGTTGCGTGGTAGTGGCCGTGGATGGGAGCGAGGAGAGCATGCATGCCTTGCGGTGGGGGCTGGACAACCTGAGGCTCCGGCCAGCCAAAGATCAGGAAGGCTCGGACCCTGGCCAGTTCGTTGTTCTCCATGTCCAGTCCCCTCCCAACATCGCCGCTGGACTGAACCCTGGTGCCATCCCCTTCGGTGGTCCtg ACATGGATGTTCCCGCGTTTTCCGCTGCGATCGAGTCGCACCAAGGGCGGATCAGCGATGCCATTATTGCTCATGCCTTGTCCATCTGCTCCCAGAAGAAc GTGCTTGTGAAGACCCAAGTGGTCGTAGGTGATCCAAAGGATATGATATGCGAGGTCACCTCCAACTTGCAAGCGGATGTTCTCGTGATGGGCAGCCGTGCCTATGGCGCCATTAAGAG GATTATCATGGACAGGTGTAAGTGCTACTGA
- the LOC116259087 gene encoding universal stress protein PHOS34 isoform X2 — MKDEAASDQAAEEEAMEGGRLGCVVVAVDGSEESMHALRWGLDNLRLRPAKDQEGSDPGQFVVLHVQSPPNIAAGLNPGAIPFGGPDMDVPAFSAAIESHQGRISDAIIAHALSICSQKNVLVKTQVVVGDPKDMICEVTSNLQADVLVMGSRAYGAIKRMFLGSVSNYCINNVKCPVIVVKSSS; from the exons ATGAAAGACGAGGCAGCGTCAGATCAAGCCGCAGAGGAGGAGGCAATGGAAGGTGGGAGGTTGGGTTGCGTGGTAGTGGCCGTGGATGGGAGCGAGGAGAGCATGCATGCCTTGCGGTGGGGGCTGGACAACCTGAGGCTCCGGCCAGCCAAAGATCAGGAAGGCTCGGACCCTGGCCAGTTCGTTGTTCTCCATGTCCAGTCCCCTCCCAACATCGCCGCTGGACTGAACCCTGGTGCCATCCCCTTCGGTGGTCCtg ACATGGATGTTCCCGCGTTTTCCGCTGCGATCGAGTCGCACCAAGGGCGGATCAGCGATGCCATTATTGCTCATGCCTTGTCCATCTGCTCCCAGAAGAAc GTGCTTGTGAAGACCCAAGTGGTCGTAGGTGATCCAAAGGATATGATATGCGAGGTCACCTCCAACTTGCAAGCGGATGTTCTCGTGATGGGCAGCCGTGCCTATGGCGCCATTAAGAG GATGTTCCTAGGCAGTGTCAGCAATTACTGCATCAACAATGTTAAGTGTCCTGTCATCGTGGTGAAGAGCAGTTCCTAA
- the LOC116259087 gene encoding universal stress protein PHOS34 isoform X3, protein MKDEAASDQAAEEEAMEGGRLGCVVVAVDGSEESMHALRWGLDNLRLRPAKDQEGSDPGQFVVLHVQSPPNIAAGLNPGAIPFGGPDMDVPAFSAAIESHQGRISDAIIAHALSICSQKNVLVKTQVVVGDPKDMICEVTSNLQADVLVMGSRAYGAIKSPWADVTASIWA, encoded by the exons ATGAAAGACGAGGCAGCGTCAGATCAAGCCGCAGAGGAGGAGGCAATGGAAGGTGGGAGGTTGGGTTGCGTGGTAGTGGCCGTGGATGGGAGCGAGGAGAGCATGCATGCCTTGCGGTGGGGGCTGGACAACCTGAGGCTCCGGCCAGCCAAAGATCAGGAAGGCTCGGACCCTGGCCAGTTCGTTGTTCTCCATGTCCAGTCCCCTCCCAACATCGCCGCTGGACTGAACCCTGGTGCCATCCCCTTCGGTGGTCCtg ACATGGATGTTCCCGCGTTTTCCGCTGCGATCGAGTCGCACCAAGGGCGGATCAGCGATGCCATTATTGCTCATGCCTTGTCCATCTGCTCCCAGAAGAAc GTGCTTGTGAAGACCCAAGTGGTCGTAGGTGATCCAAAGGATATGATATGCGAGGTCACCTCCAACTTGCAAGCGGATGTTCTCGTGATGGGCAGCCGTGCCTATGGCGCCATTAAGAG CCCTTGGGCGGATGTTACTGCCAGTATATGGGCATAG
- the LOC116259087 gene encoding universal stress protein PHOS34 isoform X1, with amino-acid sequence MKDEAASDQAAEEEAMEGGRLGCVVVAVDGSEESMHALRWGLDNLRLRPAKDQEGSDPGQFVVLHVQSPPNIAAGLNPGAIPFGGPDMDVPAFSAAIESHQGRISDAIIAHALSICSQKNVLVKTQVVVGDPKDMICEVTSNLQADVLVMGSRAYGAIKRSSSCTVFTTFHINSGASRACCLLQYNWCSL; translated from the exons ATGAAAGACGAGGCAGCGTCAGATCAAGCCGCAGAGGAGGAGGCAATGGAAGGTGGGAGGTTGGGTTGCGTGGTAGTGGCCGTGGATGGGAGCGAGGAGAGCATGCATGCCTTGCGGTGGGGGCTGGACAACCTGAGGCTCCGGCCAGCCAAAGATCAGGAAGGCTCGGACCCTGGCCAGTTCGTTGTTCTCCATGTCCAGTCCCCTCCCAACATCGCCGCTGGACTGAACCCTGGTGCCATCCCCTTCGGTGGTCCtg ACATGGATGTTCCCGCGTTTTCCGCTGCGATCGAGTCGCACCAAGGGCGGATCAGCGATGCCATTATTGCTCATGCCTTGTCCATCTGCTCCCAGAAGAAc GTGCTTGTGAAGACCCAAGTGGTCGTAGGTGATCCAAAGGATATGATATGCGAGGTCACCTCCAACTTGCAAGCGGATGTTCTCGTGATGGGCAGCCGTGCCTATGGCGCCATTAAGAG ATCTTCTTCGTGCACAGTTTTCACTACCTTCCATATCAACTCAGGAGCAAGTAGAGCATGTTGTCTTTTACAGTACAATTGGTGTTCCTTGTAA